The following coding sequences lie in one Moritella viscosa genomic window:
- a CDS encoding hybrid peroxiredoxin (thioredoxin reductase) has protein sequence MTTLVSKEGQAVPQVTFPIRQGDAWVNRTTEELFSNKTVIVFSLPGAFTPTCSSSHLPRYNELANVFSAHGVDEILCVSVNDTFVMNAWKDNQEAENITFIPDGNGEFSEGMGMLVNKSDIGFGKRSWRYSMLVKNGVVEKMFIEADEPGDPFKVSDADTMLDYVAPEYKVQESITVFTKPGCPFCAKAKQTLIDQGLNYEEVVLGKDATTVSLRAVTGRSTVPQIYIGGKHIGGSEELDKHFA, from the coding sequence ATGACTACATTAGTATCAAAAGAAGGCCAAGCGGTTCCACAAGTGACATTCCCAATCCGTCAAGGTGATGCATGGGTTAACCGTACAACAGAAGAACTATTTTCCAACAAAACGGTGATTGTATTCAGTCTGCCAGGCGCATTCACACCAACTTGTTCATCAAGCCATTTACCACGCTACAACGAATTAGCTAACGTATTTTCAGCACATGGCGTGGATGAAATTCTATGTGTATCAGTAAACGATACCTTTGTAATGAACGCATGGAAAGATAATCAAGAAGCAGAAAACATCACTTTCATTCCAGATGGTAACGGTGAATTCTCTGAAGGCATGGGCATGTTAGTTAACAAATCTGACATCGGTTTTGGCAAACGCTCATGGCGTTACAGCATGCTGGTTAAAAACGGCGTGGTAGAAAAAATGTTTATCGAAGCTGACGAACCAGGCGACCCATTTAAAGTTTCTGATGCAGACACTATGCTAGATTATGTTGCGCCGGAATATAAAGTACAAGAATCGATTACCGTATTTACTAAACCAGGTTGTCCCTTCTGCGCAAAAGCAAAACAAACTTTAATTGACCAAGGTCTAAACTACGAAGAAGTCGTACTAGGTAAAGATGCAACAACAGTAAGCCTACGTGCAGTAACAGGTCGCAGCACAGTCCCACAAATCTACATTGGTGGTAAGCACATAGGTGGTAGCGAAGAATTAGATAAGCACTTCGCTTAA
- a CDS encoding putative membrane associated signaling protein, GGDEF family protein yields the protein MNLMPFALLDLFSVAIFTTIGLLFLAIIMVCVWISNRRYEGVSNWLVATLIVLAFAFIITEKFWFLKLDGYTNNEWLNLMLPNLLLCVGVCQIPHGFHRFLQIKQSLFWLYASQFLIIVPLYAYGLLVETPMLFSTTVLSLSITISLIFNCYYLFKYQGKQYGSTRYICILACLLAFSLNVTRILLLYHDSSLMKSIELSTALACINLLMSQCFLTFCYLMFCTQRNAFSLRHMSFVDPLANIYNRRGYQHAIAALPSHKKAAVMILDIDHFKRVNDEYGHATGDLVIKDIAMIIAKACSPTYVYARTGGEEFSIYSPLISAKSMENLAEDIRLAIMNHTIKKQALEIKVTASIGVSIGQSINVFALEEEADKALYQAKKDGRNCTVMQLFVA from the coding sequence ATGAATCTCATGCCTTTTGCCTTATTAGATCTGTTTTCTGTCGCAATATTCACTACTATTGGATTGTTATTTCTCGCTATTATTATGGTTTGTGTTTGGATTAGTAACCGACGTTATGAGGGGGTGAGTAACTGGCTTGTCGCGACCTTAATTGTATTAGCGTTTGCGTTTATTATCACTGAAAAATTTTGGTTCTTGAAACTGGATGGCTATACCAATAATGAATGGTTAAACCTCATGCTTCCAAATCTATTATTGTGTGTTGGTGTATGTCAAATTCCTCATGGTTTCCATCGTTTTCTTCAGATAAAACAATCTCTATTTTGGCTCTATGCTAGTCAGTTCCTGATTATTGTGCCCTTGTATGCTTATGGATTATTAGTTGAAACACCGATGTTATTCAGCACGACGGTACTCTCTTTATCCATAACAATAAGCCTAATTTTTAACTGTTATTATTTATTTAAGTATCAAGGTAAGCAGTATGGTAGCACTCGGTATATTTGTATTCTTGCGTGCCTATTGGCGTTCTCTCTAAACGTTACCCGCATACTGTTGTTGTATCATGATTCCAGTTTAATGAAAAGTATTGAACTCTCAACGGCATTAGCCTGCATCAATCTTTTAATGAGTCAGTGCTTTCTTACATTCTGTTATTTAATGTTCTGCACTCAGCGTAATGCATTTTCATTACGGCATATGTCTTTTGTTGATCCGTTAGCTAATATTTATAATCGTCGTGGCTACCAGCATGCGATTGCAGCCTTACCGTCGCATAAAAAAGCTGCGGTTATGATTCTTGATATCGACCACTTTAAACGTGTGAATGATGAGTATGGTCATGCGACTGGCGATTTAGTCATTAAAGATATTGCGATGATTATTGCCAAAGCCTGTAGCCCAACGTATGTTTATGCACGAACTGGTGGGGAAGAATTCAGTATTTATTCACCACTGATATCAGCTAAAAGTATGGAAAATCTTGCCGAAGACATCCGTCTGGCGATTATGAATCATACTATAAAAAAACAAGCGTTAGAAATAAAGGTAACCGCTAGCATTGGTGTGAGCATTGGGCAAAGCATCAATGTATTTGCGTTGGAAGAAGAAGCTGATAAAGCACTTTATCAAGCTAAAAAGGATGGTAGAAACTGCACTGTGATGCAACTGTTTGTTGCCTAA
- the crr gene encoding glucose-specific phosphotransferase enzyme IIA component (PTS system) codes for MGLFDKLKKLVSDDNNDSNTLHIVSPLAGEIVAIEDVPDVIFAEKIVGDGIAINPTGNKLVAPVTGEIVKIYETNHAFAIRSDEGLEVLVHFGLDTVELRGEGFTRIAEEGQHINAGETIIEFDLALLTEKAKSVITPCIISNMDEIKSMEKFSGSVALGETIVLKVIKD; via the coding sequence ATGGGATTATTCGATAAATTAAAAAAACTGGTTTCAGACGACAATAATGACAGCAATACGTTACACATTGTTTCTCCACTTGCCGGTGAAATCGTTGCTATCGAAGATGTGCCAGATGTTATCTTTGCTGAAAAAATTGTTGGTGACGGTATCGCTATCAATCCAACAGGTAACAAGCTAGTTGCTCCAGTAACAGGTGAGATCGTAAAAATTTACGAAACTAACCACGCATTCGCAATTCGTTCAGACGAAGGTCTAGAAGTGCTAGTTCACTTCGGTTTAGATACAGTTGAATTACGCGGTGAAGGCTTCACACGTATTGCTGAAGAAGGTCAACATATCAATGCTGGTGAAACTATCATTGAGTTCGATCTAGCACTACTAACTGAAAAAGCTAAATCAGTAATCACACCTTGTATCATCTCAAATATGGATGAAATTAAGAGCATGGAAAAATTCTCTGGTTCAGTTGCACTAGGTGAAACTATTGTTCTTAAAGTGATTAAGGACTAG
- the ptsI gene encoding phosphoenolpyruvate-protein phosphotransferase enzyme I (PTS system) encodes MISGILASPGIAFGKAQLFINEEIVLNQQTIETAQIDEQIAIFLAARDKSATQLEAITEMARQTFGNEKAEIFEGHMMLLEDEELEEDIVTFIKKNKVSADFAIHSIIEENAEMMAALDDPYLRERAADFRDIGNRIVKNALGMEIVSLSAIKEQVILIASDLTPSETAQINLDKILGFVTDLGGRTAHTSIMARSLELPAVVGTGNVTEIIKSGDFVILDAINNNVIVNPSEDVIKEYKAIQAQFLADKAELLKMKDLPAITLDGHHVEVCGNVGTVKDCAGVIRNGGEGVGLYRTEFLFMDRDSLPTEDEQFEAYKAVAESMNGQGVIIRTMDIGGDKDLPYLNLPKEMNPFLGWRAIRICFDRPEIMNAQLRAILRASAFGKVRIMYPMIISVEEVRRLKDILETLKAELTAEGHAFDKTIETGVMVETPAAAAIAHHLIKEVDFFSIGTNDLTQYTLAVDRGNEMISDLYNPLTPAVLTLIKQVIDASHAAGKWTGMCGELAGDDTATLLLLGMGLDEFSMSGISIPKVKKTIRNANFSDVKELADQALSCATAGEIAELVAQFTKQRAAC; translated from the coding sequence ATGATATCAGGCATTCTCGCCTCACCAGGTATTGCTTTTGGTAAAGCACAATTATTCATTAATGAAGAAATTGTTCTTAACCAACAAACGATTGAAACTGCACAGATCGATGAACAAATAGCTATCTTTTTAGCTGCTAGGGATAAATCTGCGACACAGCTTGAAGCTATAACGGAAATGGCACGCCAAACATTTGGCAACGAGAAAGCTGAAATCTTCGAGGGACATATGATGTTACTTGAAGATGAAGAGCTTGAAGAAGATATCGTAACCTTTATTAAAAAAAATAAAGTATCGGCAGATTTTGCAATTCACAGCATCATTGAAGAAAACGCTGAAATGATGGCAGCATTAGACGACCCTTATTTAAGAGAGCGCGCTGCGGATTTCCGTGATATCGGTAATCGAATCGTAAAAAATGCGCTTGGCATGGAAATCGTGTCACTAAGCGCTATCAAAGAACAAGTGATTCTAATCGCAAGCGATTTAACACCTTCAGAAACAGCACAGATTAACCTAGATAAAATTTTAGGTTTCGTGACTGATTTAGGTGGCCGTACCGCACATACATCAATCATGGCGCGTTCACTAGAACTGCCAGCGGTTGTTGGTACAGGCAACGTAACTGAAATAATCAAATCAGGCGACTTCGTGATTCTTGATGCAATTAACAATAATGTTATTGTTAACCCATCAGAAGACGTAATCAAAGAATACAAAGCAATTCAAGCACAGTTCCTTGCTGATAAAGCTGAACTGCTTAAAATGAAAGACTTACCTGCTATTACACTCGACGGCCATCACGTAGAAGTGTGTGGTAATGTTGGTACAGTAAAAGACTGTGCTGGTGTTATCCGTAACGGCGGTGAAGGCGTTGGTCTTTACCGTACCGAATTCCTATTCATGGATCGTGATAGCTTACCAACTGAAGATGAACAGTTCGAAGCATATAAAGCGGTTGCAGAAAGCATGAATGGTCAAGGTGTGATCATTCGTACTATGGATATTGGTGGCGATAAAGACCTACCATACCTAAATTTACCAAAAGAAATGAACCCATTCTTGGGTTGGCGCGCGATCCGAATCTGTTTCGACCGTCCAGAAATCATGAACGCACAGCTACGCGCTATTTTACGTGCCTCTGCATTTGGTAAAGTTCGCATTATGTACCCAATGATTATTTCTGTAGAAGAAGTACGTCGCCTTAAGGACATTCTTGAGACATTGAAAGCTGAATTAACAGCTGAAGGTCACGCTTTTGATAAAACAATTGAAACAGGTGTTATGGTTGAAACACCAGCAGCGGCCGCAATTGCACATCACCTTATTAAAGAAGTCGACTTCTTTAGTATTGGTACTAACGATCTAACGCAGTACACACTTGCGGTAGACCGTGGTAACGAGATGATCTCAGATCTATATAACCCACTAACTCCAGCCGTGCTAACACTGATTAAACAGGTTATCGATGCTTCACATGCAGCAGGCAAGTGGACTGGTATGTGTGGTGAACTTGCGGGTGACGACACTGCAACACTACTACTACTAGGCATGGGTTTAGATGAGTTCTCTATGAGCGGTATCTCAATTCCTAAAGTGAAAAAAACGATTCGAAATGCTAATTTTTCTGATGTTAAAGAATTAGCGGATCAAGCATTAAGCTGTGCAACTGCAGGTGAAATAGCTGAGCTAGTGGCTCAGTTCACTAAACAGCGCGCTGCTTGCTAA
- the ptsH gene encoding phosphocarrier protein Hpr, histidine-containing protein (PTS system) codes for MYQKSVVIIAPNGLHTRPAALFVKKAKEFESKVSVEAGGKSASATSLFKLQTLGLSKGVTMTISAEGTDEQAAVEALVALMDVLE; via the coding sequence ATGTATCAAAAATCAGTTGTAATTATCGCACCAAACGGTCTTCACACTCGTCCTGCTGCTCTTTTCGTAAAAAAAGCAAAAGAATTCGAATCAAAAGTTTCTGTTGAAGCTGGCGGTAAATCTGCAAGTGCTACAAGCTTATTTAAACTACAAACGTTAGGCCTTTCTAAAGGTGTAACTATGACTATTTCTGCTGAAGGTACTGACGAGCAAGCGGCTGTTGAAGCGCTAGTTGCTCTTATGGATGTTTTAGAATAA